From the genome of Streptomyces sp. NBC_00464, one region includes:
- a CDS encoding conjugal transfer protein TraB: MSSDLAPRSSTAPVVADDDNRYKAVQAKLGKLGKSMDDAALELEGLVRDMKANAAHTQDVAADTEHAELDPKFVAVTNEVSVALGGAAVEVKKLSATAEEIVDQTYRAKRTHSKLYGSLDDIRSNRREKTPRPGFFNR; this comes from the coding sequence ATGAGCAGCGATCTCGCGCCCCGCAGCAGCACGGCGCCCGTCGTGGCAGACGACGACAACCGGTACAAGGCTGTCCAGGCCAAGCTGGGCAAGCTCGGCAAGTCGATGGACGACGCCGCCCTCGAACTGGAGGGGCTGGTCCGCGACATGAAGGCAAACGCCGCCCACACCCAGGACGTGGCCGCAGACACTGAGCACGCGGAACTGGACCCGAAGTTCGTGGCGGTCACGAACGAGGTGTCTGTCGCTCTGGGCGGCGCTGCCGTTGAGGTGAAGAAGCTCAGCGCCACCGCGGAGGAGATCGTCGACCAGACCTACCGGGCCAAACGCACGCACTCCAAGCTGTATGGCTCGCTGGACGACATTCGCTCCAACCGGCGCGAGAAGACCCCCAGGCCGGGCTTCTTCAACCGCTGA
- a CDS encoding chromosome segregation protein ParM, whose product MSTPRSVALERLAYTLAAPVLAVAPNLYPGSPVNQVVQLAGVAGVGGMFLAAKSEENGAGRKILRWAPVVLAAAIDTVAGHTAGWGPYGLDGILAAAWAGAGYVVLPFARLARSRHRPALATPAPQPALAEAAQSSPARPDDGADRLTRDARMLWEQAGMPARTHIVKATRHPGMQHDMTILLRASETGRPITGLSEEVVAAPFGVSAADVFLADVAIQPGRQGGPGWLEARITPDANQRRRTKPTPQERWTDRVGGSKGGAPGSELVHRTRDEVRGVTFYRAKMADATVTPRIDLARVCRGLGLPEDDSCVFVLIDGTEFLISAFDKPPLSAIFPATRELLTPDAKGMYVCGYTITGQPVKNMVFQHDKNAAAHGLILGVSRSGKTQFFAINMAAQSLDGQVVWLSTVRKDEKTSTLGRYIDRQGSNALWMARSLRTAKALCEIRADMPWPHDGQPHDYKPGDSRCPYRQLNVYADEFMTAAQDGDFGEFIQTDGDDLTVTGLKYGIGFNPAGQSPFAHNGFSTEMKDNLRQNSRPTIFNMGSPGATRKAAEGTMENAYDVPTIPARYAQQEGSAIERAMKGEADPENGVSTGGVAVMVMDNGRAVLMRSLYADFDTDLAELFPDDVNHLTDHEISELEMRGLWFDWNEPVRPGEFWPEPEPEDDGDEDGGSRRRGGGGKGGGGKRGTKSSSRESQVTSPRQALEAIKSLNNA is encoded by the coding sequence GTGTCCACGCCGCGCAGTGTCGCGCTCGAACGCCTCGCCTACACCCTTGCCGCGCCTGTGCTCGCCGTGGCCCCGAATCTCTACCCCGGCAGCCCCGTGAACCAGGTCGTGCAGCTGGCCGGCGTCGCAGGGGTCGGCGGGATGTTCCTGGCGGCCAAGAGCGAGGAGAACGGTGCCGGACGCAAGATCCTGCGCTGGGCCCCAGTGGTCCTGGCCGCCGCCATTGACACCGTCGCCGGCCACACCGCCGGCTGGGGCCCCTACGGGCTGGACGGCATCCTTGCCGCCGCATGGGCGGGCGCCGGCTACGTGGTACTGCCGTTTGCCCGGCTCGCCCGAAGCCGTCACCGCCCCGCCCTCGCCACTCCGGCACCGCAGCCGGCACTCGCCGAAGCCGCACAGTCGTCCCCCGCGCGGCCGGACGACGGAGCCGACCGCCTCACCCGCGACGCGAGGATGCTGTGGGAGCAGGCCGGGATGCCCGCCCGCACCCACATCGTCAAGGCCACCCGGCATCCCGGAATGCAGCACGACATGACGATCCTGCTGCGCGCCTCGGAGACCGGACGGCCCATCACCGGCCTGTCCGAAGAGGTGGTTGCTGCCCCGTTCGGTGTGTCAGCTGCCGACGTCTTCCTTGCGGACGTTGCGATCCAGCCCGGTCGGCAGGGAGGGCCGGGCTGGCTGGAGGCTCGCATCACCCCCGACGCCAACCAACGCCGCCGCACTAAGCCGACTCCTCAGGAGCGCTGGACCGACAGGGTCGGCGGCTCCAAGGGCGGAGCTCCCGGCTCCGAGCTGGTCCACCGCACCCGCGACGAGGTTCGCGGGGTCACGTTCTACCGGGCGAAGATGGCGGATGCCACCGTCACCCCGCGCATCGACCTGGCCAGGGTCTGCCGCGGTCTCGGCCTGCCCGAGGACGACTCCTGCGTGTTCGTCCTCATCGACGGCACCGAGTTCCTCATCAGCGCGTTCGACAAGCCCCCGCTGTCCGCGATCTTCCCCGCCACCCGGGAGCTGCTCACCCCGGACGCCAAGGGCATGTACGTGTGCGGGTACACCATCACCGGTCAGCCGGTGAAGAACATGGTGTTCCAGCACGACAAGAACGCCGCGGCCCACGGCCTCATCCTCGGAGTGTCCCGGTCAGGGAAGACGCAGTTCTTCGCGATCAACATGGCCGCCCAGTCCCTGGACGGCCAGGTCGTGTGGCTCTCCACCGTCCGCAAGGACGAGAAGACGTCCACGCTCGGCCGGTACATCGACCGGCAGGGCTCGAACGCCCTGTGGATGGCCCGCTCCCTGCGCACGGCAAAGGCACTGTGCGAGATCCGGGCGGACATGCCCTGGCCGCACGACGGCCAGCCGCACGACTACAAGCCGGGCGACTCCCGCTGCCCCTACCGGCAGCTGAACGTCTACGCGGACGAGTTCATGACCGCAGCACAGGACGGAGACTTCGGCGAGTTCATCCAGACCGACGGAGACGACCTCACGGTCACCGGCCTGAAGTACGGCATCGGTTTCAACCCGGCCGGCCAGTCCCCGTTCGCACACAACGGGTTCTCCACCGAGATGAAGGACAACCTGAGACAGAACTCCCGCCCGACCATCTTCAACATGGGCTCGCCCGGCGCCACCCGAAAGGCAGCGGAGGGCACGATGGAGAACGCCTACGACGTGCCGACAATCCCGGCCCGCTACGCCCAGCAGGAAGGTTCCGCGATCGAGCGGGCCATGAAGGGGGAGGCCGACCCGGAGAACGGGGTGAGCACGGGCGGCGTCGCCGTCATGGTCATGGACAACGGCCGCGCCGTGCTGATGCGGTCGCTGTACGCGGACTTCGACACCGACCTTGCCGAGCTGTTCCCCGACGACGTCAACCACCTCACCGACCACGAGATCAGCGAGCTGGAAATGCGCGGCCTGTGGTTCGACTGGAACGAGCCCGTGCGGCCCGGCGAATTCTGGCCCGAGCCCGAGCCCGAGGACGACGGCGACGAGGACGGCGGCTCCCGCCGTCGCGGCGGTGGCGGAAAGGGCGGGGGCGGCAAGCGGGGCACCAAGTCCAGCAGCCGCGAGTCCCAGGTCACCTCGCCCCGCCAGGCCTTGGAGGCCATCAAGAGCCTCAACAACGCCTGA
- a CDS encoding DUF6197 family protein has protein sequence MPHNTLSTTQTTRAATPPAVLSLEERLAFINTAMTVRLEEAAVAYEVNTAHIPTTPVDLNDLVTLPLTPTLQPTAPSPTPVTALLQRAHHRLLTNGWCAGTFQDEDGALCLFGAVRTESHRNLRLEMSAMAVLLDAIRAQFGDRFESVPKFNDSFRGTDGHVPLRMLGQAADLAGARGI, from the coding sequence ATGCCCCACAACACGCTCTCCACCACCCAGACCACCCGAGCCGCCACGCCGCCGGCAGTCCTGTCTCTTGAGGAACGCCTGGCGTTCATCAACACGGCGATGACCGTGCGGCTGGAGGAAGCCGCCGTCGCCTACGAGGTCAACACCGCACACATCCCCACCACGCCCGTCGACCTGAACGACCTCGTCACCCTCCCCCTCACCCCGACCCTCCAGCCCACAGCCCCCTCCCCCACACCCGTCACCGCACTGCTCCAACGCGCGCACCACCGCCTCCTGACCAACGGCTGGTGCGCCGGAACCTTCCAGGACGAGGACGGCGCTCTCTGCCTGTTCGGCGCGGTCCGCACCGAGTCCCACCGCAACCTGCGCCTGGAGATGAGCGCCATGGCGGTGCTGCTGGACGCGATCCGAGCCCAGTTCGGCGACCGCTTCGAATCCGTCCCCAAGTTCAACGACTCGTTCCGCGGCACCGACGGACACGTCCCCCTACGAATGCTCGGCCAGGCCGCAGACCTCGCCGGCGCCCGCGGTATCTGA
- a CDS encoding RRQRL motif-containing zinc-binding protein: protein MTRRRKKRRREANRVARSDAMLPEYDRGAVPEGLVTRRTLRDMGLSPGDNEGPVAILRCRLCATRPQWSCRHPTRGFLLHVDLAVPKRVPTLAQELALDQAMAARQTCGDCGRRFHFCLSKKLGCCLECHDGTPADPSSYTAPPATHRLAA from the coding sequence ATGACCCGACGCAGGAAGAAGCGCCGCCGCGAGGCGAACCGCGTAGCGCGCAGCGACGCGATGCTGCCCGAGTACGACCGTGGCGCCGTACCCGAGGGCCTCGTCACCAGGCGCACGTTGCGGGACATGGGACTGAGCCCCGGGGACAACGAGGGCCCGGTCGCGATCCTGCGGTGCCGACTGTGCGCCACCCGCCCGCAGTGGTCGTGCCGCCACCCCACCAGAGGCTTCCTGCTCCACGTCGATCTGGCTGTACCCAAGCGCGTTCCGACGCTCGCTCAGGAACTGGCCCTGGACCAAGCAATGGCAGCTCGACAGACCTGCGGCGACTGCGGGCGCCGTTTCCACTTCTGCCTCTCGAAAAAGCTCGGGTGCTGCCTGGAATGCCACGACGGCACCCCGGCCGACCCGAGCAGCTACACCGCACCCCCGGCCACGCACCGGCTGGCCGCCTGA
- a CDS encoding tyrosine-type recombinase/integrase: protein MSEGTREVAGSARLELVSGVHLLHPEDAVLEAMLAGWARQQIGGRGLLKKTVHDRRKIVEQFRDFTNEYPWKWTAADIDEWMADLVMRHDRAKTTLRTYQGAVGVFMDYLLNPVYGWVEVCLERFGTHPTPILHDGNRREHLVDYEGDEDRRPMTREECQLFFDHIDERVEKAIKRGRKGALTAYRDSTLFKTIYGWGLRASEASGLDVVDLYRNAKAPQFGRYGMVHVRKAKGTKGSGPRRRNVASIKPWAVEALEDYVVNLRPRYGFPSHPALWLTERGGRLRVREIEDRFALYRDELELPKELVPHCLRHSYVTHNIEDGVDPRFIQEQVGHLYASTTALYTAVSDDFANTMMLKAIDLAFGNDSDLTGRERNG from the coding sequence GTGTCCGAAGGTACGCGTGAAGTCGCTGGCTCGGCGCGGCTGGAGCTGGTCTCGGGGGTGCATCTGCTGCACCCCGAGGACGCGGTGCTGGAGGCGATGCTGGCGGGATGGGCACGCCAGCAGATCGGCGGCCGTGGCCTTTTGAAGAAGACGGTCCACGACCGTCGCAAGATCGTCGAGCAGTTCAGGGACTTCACCAACGAGTACCCGTGGAAGTGGACGGCCGCGGACATCGACGAGTGGATGGCCGACCTGGTGATGCGTCACGACCGGGCCAAGACGACGCTCCGCACCTACCAGGGGGCCGTGGGCGTGTTCATGGACTACCTGCTGAACCCGGTCTACGGGTGGGTGGAGGTCTGTCTGGAGAGGTTCGGTACGCACCCGACGCCGATCCTCCACGACGGCAACCGGCGCGAGCACCTCGTGGACTACGAGGGCGATGAAGACCGCCGGCCGATGACGCGGGAAGAGTGCCAGCTGTTCTTCGACCACATCGACGAGCGGGTCGAGAAGGCCATCAAGCGCGGCCGCAAGGGGGCTTTGACTGCCTATCGCGACTCCACGCTGTTCAAGACGATCTACGGATGGGGGCTGAGAGCCTCGGAGGCGTCCGGCCTGGACGTCGTTGACCTCTACCGCAACGCGAAGGCTCCGCAGTTCGGCCGGTACGGCATGGTGCACGTCCGCAAGGCCAAGGGCACCAAGGGCTCGGGACCCCGGCGGCGGAACGTCGCCAGCATCAAGCCGTGGGCGGTCGAGGCCCTGGAGGACTACGTCGTCAACCTCCGGCCCCGCTACGGCTTCCCCAGCCACCCGGCCCTCTGGTTGACCGAACGCGGCGGCCGGCTGCGGGTCCGCGAGATCGAGGACCGGTTCGCCCTCTACCGCGACGAGCTGGAGCTCCCCAAGGAGCTCGTGCCGCACTGCCTGCGGCACTCCTACGTGACGCACAACATCGAGGACGGCGTCGACCCCAGGTTCATCCAGGAACAGGTCGGCCACCTCTACGCGTCCACGACCGCCCTCTACACCGCGGTCAGCGACGACTTCGCGAACACGATGATGCTCAAGGCCATCGACCTGGCCTTCGGCAACGACTCCGACCTCACGGGCCGGGAACGGAACGGATGA
- a CDS encoding helix-turn-helix domain-containing protein: protein MTVKLDYKWHLREVMATRGMFSTTDLRPLLAERGIDLSASQVYRLVVETPERLNLKVLMALLDILGCSMDDLIEPVAAGRPRANKAADGTETTGVGAFRPKRARIVGPS, encoded by the coding sequence ATGACGGTCAAGCTCGACTACAAGTGGCATCTGCGCGAGGTCATGGCGACCAGGGGCATGTTCTCCACCACCGACCTGCGGCCGCTGCTGGCCGAGCGGGGCATCGACCTGTCGGCCAGCCAGGTCTACCGCCTGGTGGTCGAGACGCCGGAACGGCTCAACCTCAAGGTGCTGATGGCTCTGCTCGACATCCTCGGCTGCTCGATGGACGACCTGATCGAGCCGGTCGCCGCGGGCAGGCCCCGGGCGAACAAGGCCGCGGACGGCACCGAGACCACCGGCGTCGGCGCTTTCCGGCCCAAGCGGGCCCGGATCGTCGGGCCGTCGTGA
- a CDS encoding recombinase: MLSVNPTMLPRLDELEDDLVTRRQHAIAQGWKGEVEGIELTLTFLRSKRAQVHRSQQLPPVNLGIPSFPHSRPTTE; this comes from the coding sequence ATGCTTTCGGTCAACCCGACGATGTTGCCCCGGCTGGACGAGTTGGAGGACGACCTGGTCACCCGCCGCCAGCACGCGATCGCCCAGGGCTGGAAGGGCGAGGTCGAAGGCATCGAGCTGACCCTGACGTTCCTGCGCTCCAAGCGGGCCCAAGTCCACCGGTCGCAGCAGCTGCCCCCCGTGAACCTGGGCATCCCCTCGTTCCCTCACAGCCGGCCCACAACCGAATGA
- a CDS encoding quinone oxidoreductase family protein: protein MRRVRYYEYGDPDVLTIEEAEIPTPGPGQVLIRAEAIGANFVDTKFRRGPSSGAIFQRPLPGKLTGDVVGTVEAAGLGVDTQQVGRRVAGLAEDAFADYIVADAQWLAPIPDGLDLGAASMLPMGAPVALRTLRTGRLAPGETVLIHAAAGGIGHLSVQLAKLLGAGTVIATAGSPAKLDFARKCGADIAIDYTDSDWPDQVRKAAPRGVDVVLDSVGGETLQRSFDVLAPFGRIVIYGAASGELTGLPVTNLFALKSVAGFSLIAWRAADPEQARREMTEVAEYSTAGQLHTAVHARLPLAEAAAAHRLLEDRSQLGRVLLLP, encoded by the coding sequence ATGCGACGAGTCCGCTACTACGAATACGGCGATCCGGACGTCCTCACGATCGAGGAGGCCGAAATCCCCACGCCGGGGCCGGGCCAGGTGCTCATCCGGGCCGAGGCGATCGGGGCAAACTTCGTCGACACCAAGTTCCGGCGCGGGCCGTCCAGCGGGGCGATCTTCCAGCGCCCTCTGCCCGGCAAACTCACCGGCGACGTGGTGGGCACCGTCGAAGCCGCCGGACTCGGCGTCGACACACAGCAGGTCGGCCGACGAGTCGCAGGGCTGGCCGAGGACGCGTTCGCCGACTACATCGTCGCCGACGCGCAATGGCTCGCCCCGATACCCGACGGACTCGACCTCGGTGCAGCCAGCATGCTGCCCATGGGCGCCCCGGTTGCACTCCGGACCTTGCGCACCGGCCGGCTTGCGCCGGGTGAGACGGTACTGATCCACGCCGCGGCCGGCGGCATCGGCCACCTGTCCGTACAACTCGCTAAACTGCTCGGCGCCGGCACGGTCATCGCCACCGCCGGCTCACCGGCCAAACTCGACTTCGCCCGCAAGTGCGGCGCCGACATCGCCATCGACTACACAGACAGCGACTGGCCCGACCAGGTCCGCAAGGCCGCACCGCGAGGCGTGGACGTCGTTCTCGACTCCGTCGGCGGCGAGACCCTGCAGCGGAGCTTCGACGTACTGGCTCCGTTCGGCCGGATCGTCATCTACGGAGCTGCGAGCGGCGAGCTGACCGGCCTGCCTGTCACCAACCTCTTCGCCCTGAAGTCCGTGGCCGGGTTCTCGCTCATCGCATGGCGCGCGGCCGACCCCGAGCAGGCCCGCCGAGAAATGACCGAGGTCGCCGAATACTCGACTGCCGGGCAACTGCACACCGCCGTGCACGCCCGCCTCCCGCTCGCCGAGGCAGCCGCAGCACACCGGCTACTCGAAGACCGGTCTCAGCTTGGCCGCGTCCTCCTCCTGCCCTAA
- a CDS encoding TetR/AcrR family transcriptional regulator, whose amino-acid sequence MTEGRRERADAARNRHAILLATEELLARHRPEQISMEQVAAAAGVGKGTVFHRFGNRMGLMRALMAERALALHEAVTTGPPPLGPGAPSRERLLAFLDAVVDVVARNKGLLAALGHAVTTAHKPEEDPRSAHPVYQFWHDHITSLISQERSDLDAELLAHILLATLHSDPILRLLEQGDGQRLADSLRTLVTALLNTSAGRTEPRNSRHPNAPQR is encoded by the coding sequence ATGACAGAAGGCCGCCGCGAACGTGCCGACGCGGCACGAAATCGGCACGCGATCCTGCTGGCGACCGAGGAACTCCTGGCACGGCACCGGCCCGAGCAGATCTCGATGGAACAAGTCGCCGCCGCAGCCGGCGTCGGCAAGGGCACGGTCTTCCACCGCTTCGGCAACCGCATGGGCCTTATGCGGGCGCTGATGGCAGAACGGGCCCTTGCCCTGCACGAAGCCGTCACGACAGGCCCACCGCCTCTGGGCCCAGGCGCCCCGTCACGAGAGCGCCTCCTCGCCTTCCTCGACGCCGTCGTTGACGTGGTAGCCCGCAACAAGGGACTCCTGGCCGCGCTCGGCCACGCCGTGACGACAGCACACAAGCCCGAAGAGGATCCGCGCAGCGCGCACCCCGTCTACCAGTTCTGGCACGACCACATCACCTCGCTGATCAGCCAGGAGCGTTCGGACCTGGACGCCGAACTCCTAGCCCATATCCTGCTCGCCACCCTGCACAGCGACCCGATCCTGCGCCTGCTGGAGCAGGGCGACGGCCAGCGCCTCGCCGATTCGCTGCGCACCCTGGTGACCGCCTTGCTCAACACCTCGGCGGGCAGAACCGAGCCGAGGAACAGCCGCCACCCGAACGCCCCGCAGCGGTGA